From one Salmo salar chromosome ssa09, Ssal_v3.1, whole genome shotgun sequence genomic stretch:
- the LOC106613048 gene encoding zona pellucida-like domain-containing protein 1: MERICLILLLMSRTTSVLAQFNGYNCDANYHSRFPAERDISVYCGVQTMTLKINFCPVLFSGYTVADLALNGRHGDTHCRGFINNNTFPTAVLFSISLSTLEACGNSLVVTTAYGANAYGNMSLVQIGNISGYIDTPDPPSIISYLPGLLYKFSCSYPLEYLVNNSQLASSSAAISVKDSNGTFVSTLSMVLYNDSTYNQQLSIPMAGLALKTRVFSAVKATNLDKRWNILMDYCYTTPSGNPNDELRYDLFFGCHKDPQTTVFENGKSQMGRFAFEVFRFVKHRHQKMSTVFLHCVTKLCRVDDCVLLMPICGRRRRRDVEDSLESRPSPGDAIITAGPIITRIDETPMNNSQLAASSGPSLPLNPVTSALLSGVVILGVFSLGFFLLSLRLLRRPHLPTATPSGAWNPGFK; encoded by the exons CGGAGCGCGACATCAGCGTGTACTGCGGGGTTCAGACCATGACCCTGAAGATTAACTTCTGCCCGGTGCTGTTCTCCGGCTACACCGTTGCAGACCTTGCGCTCAATGGTCGCCATGGCGATACCCACTGCCGGGGCTTCATCAATAACAACACGTTCCCCACGGCAGTACTGTTCAGCATCAGCCTCAGCACACTGGAGGCCTGCGGCAATAGCCTGGTG GTGACAACAGCTTACGGGGCTAATGCCTACGGGAACATGTCGCTGGTGCAGATTGGTAATATCTCAGGGTACATCGACACTCCAGACCCACCATCCATCATCAGCTATCTGCCCGGCCTGCTGTACAAATTCAGCTGCAGCTACCCCCTGGAATACCTGGTCAACAACTCACAGCTGGCATC GTCATCAGCTGCAATATCAGTGAAGGACAGCAACGGTACCTTTGTGAGCACATTGAGTATGGTCCTTTACAAT GACTCAACCTACAACCAACAACTCTCTATCCCAATGGCCGGACTGGCTTTGAAAACCCGAGTGTTTTCTGCAGTGAAAGCCACAAACCTGGACAAACG ATGGAATATCTTGATGGACTACTGTTACACCACTCCCTCAGGGAATCCCAATGATGAACTGCGCTACGACCTTTTCTTTGG CTGCCATAAAGACCCACAGACGACTGTTTTTGAGAATGGGAAGAGTCAGATGGGTCGTTTTGCCTTCGAAGTGTTCCGTTTTGTCAAACACAGACACCAGAAGATGTCCACTGTGTTTCTGCACTGTGTCACCAAGCTGTGTCGGGTAGATGACTGTGTCCTGCTCATGCCG ATCTGTGGCCGTCGGCGTAGGAGGGACGTAGAGGATAGCCTGGAGTCTAGGCCGTCGCCTGGGGATGCAATCATCACTGCTGGACCCATCATTACCAGGATTG ATGAAACTCCAATGAATAACTCACAACTCG CTGCATCGAGTGGCCCCTCCCTCCCGTTGAACCCAGTGACCAGTGCTCTGCTGTCAGGTGTGGTCATTCTGGGCGTGTTCAGTCTGGGCTTCTTCCTGCTCTCGCTCCGCCTCCTCCGCAGACCCCACCTCCCTACAGCCACACCCTCAGGAGCATGGAACCCTGGCTTCAAATAA